Proteins from one Impatiens glandulifera chromosome 2, dImpGla2.1, whole genome shotgun sequence genomic window:
- the LOC124926815 gene encoding uncharacterized protein At1g08160-like codes for MAGQVATGPPSRPSGLVRCIALILLSLIVVAGLTVLIVWLAVKPKKLVYSVEDALIKGYNLTNDNHLNASISFHLRAYNPNSKVSIYYDKIDASVYYDDEILASTTLSPFYQPHRNVTRLGLGFVAQQVGLYSNVAQDLKLERTSGEVELDVKIRARIRLKVGIWKSRHRTLKITCSPVVINFSKAEKFERTSCDVDL; via the coding sequence ATGGCCGGTCAAGTCGCCACCGGTCCACCTTCCAGGCCGTCTGGCTTGGTCCGTTGCATTGCCCTCATCCTTCTCTCATTAATTGTGGTCGCGGGCTTGACCGTGCTCATCGTGTGGCTAGCCGTCAAGCCCAAGAAGCTCGTCTATTCGGTAGAGGATGCATTAATCAAGGGCTACAACTTGACTAATGACAATCATCTCAATGCTTCCATTAGCTTTCATTTGAGGGCTTATAATCCCAATTCCAAAGTCTCCATTTACTATGATAAGATAGATGCCTCTGTCTATTATGATGATGAGATTTTGGCTTCTACTACTTTAAGCCCATTTTACCAACCTCATAGGAATGTAACTCGTCTTGGTTTGGGCTTTGTGGCCCAACAAGTTGGGCTTTATAGCAATGTGGCCCAAGATTTGAAGCTCGAGAGGACATCGGGAGAGGTCGAACTTGATGTCAAAATTAGGGCTAGGATAAGGCTTAAGGTCGGAATTTGGAAGTCAAGACATCGGACATTGAAGATTACGTGTTCTCCCGTGGTGATCAACTTTTCTAAGGCAGAGAAATTCGAGAGAACATCATGTGACGTGGACTTGTGA
- the LOC124927315 gene encoding uncharacterized protein LOC124927315, which yields MAIAGFQNMCGFNSIHGESQNLPSGPWINHDRTGYKASTVMKMWREMEREHVVSHSHTRDRFRRHNDKSDVSNVDTASTISIDRQDSEDSLSDYSVIVQDCGVCDGQRPTLCDQDDRNSCSSELTDDIDEVDRERVRQIFQDWHTKNGVIRGPVSKNSHVSSENEFERVRIVRKWVKMNGQHRGSGSREKQNNQNVVQINQLQDGSVSNDCEVSGRRRIRKIYGRQTLVELLAMAEKERKRELEELSQRQPVTCFAHRNRIQSLLRGRFLQSGRLVQDKEPSSSAASELGLLRKKLPVSGLREGFLSRLDNLDAGSQSHSPSICSNNNNTFSDGQVDIIDEISVASADIAITMQEATVELHVQQIIEDSNVGSVDRKYEDTCNVIIKEVGEHSDYPLHEQGEASSSNMVGYDSPTTPSTTNNEDEEWSHNDIQSAQVIQELPEEEEQWEDDENFDSSPERSSSAAAAEEEEDVIETETTNFPNDDDIVYNNAELQELSNRRQVSNLLSSEFRHSLDRILISYAERLQTAADGTSDEWESDGTSSSFMELPLEEEEEELIDDSTWSRRLRVRQRGRIEWEVINDLRIEMGMLQKQLNEMQRMLESFMDMQMELQQSIREEVVSAAATAALNYRFLSKELQLSQSQQHHSSLHSG from the exons ATGGCTATAGCTGGTTTTCAAAATATGTGTGGATTCAATTCTATCCACGGTGAGTCTCAGAATTTGCCTTCAGGTCCCTGGATTAACCATGATAGGACTGGTTACAAGGCATCTACGGTTATGAAGATGTGGAGAGAAATGGAGCGTGAACATGTAGTGAGTCATTCCCACACCAGAGATAGGTTTAGACGACATAACGATAAGAGTGATGTCTCTAATGTAGATACAGCGAGTACAATTTCAATTGATAGACAAGATAGTGAAGACAGCTTATCTGATTACAGTGTTATTGTTCAAGACTGTGGAGTATGTGATGGCCAAAGGCCAACACTGTGTGATCAAGACGACAGGAACAGTTGTAGTTCAGAACTGACCGATGATATCGATGAGGTTGATCGAGAGAGGGTACGTCAGATCTTTCAGGACTGGCATACGAAGAATGGTGTAATCAGGGGTCCTGTGTCCAAAAATTCTCATGTGAGTAGTGAAAATGAGTTTGAAAGAGTGAGGATTGTAAGGAAATGGGTAAAAATGAATGGCCAGCATAGAGGCAGTGGAAGTAGAGagaaacaaaacaatcaaaatGTTGTTCAAATCAACCAACTACAAGATGGATCTGTTTCAAATGATTGTGAAGTTAGTGGAAGGAGGAGGATACGTAAGATCTACGGAAGACAGACTCTTGTTGAACTTTTGGCAATGGCCGAGAAGGAAAGGAAAAGAGAGCTAGAGGAATTATCACAACGTCAACCTGTAACTTGTTTTGCTCACAGAAACCGCATTCAG TCACTCTTAAGAGGAAGATTCTTGCAAAGTGGAAGATTGGTACAAGATAAGGAACCCTCTTCTTCAGCGGCAAGTGAACTGGGATTATTAAGGAAAAAACTTCCAGTGTCTGGTTTAAG AGAAGGATTTCTTTCCAGGTTGGACAATTTGGATGCGGGTAGCCAATCCCATTCCCCTTCCATCTGcagcaataataataatacatttagtGATGGTCAAGTTGATATAATAGACGAAATCTCTGTTGCTTCTGCGGATATTGCTATCACTATGCAAGAAGCTACTGTTGAACTACATGTACAGCAAATAATTGAGGATTCTAATGTGGGATCCGTTGATAGAAAATATGAAGATACGTGCAATGTAATAATAAAAGAAGTTGGCGAACATAGTGATTACCCATTGCATGAACAAGGTGAGGCTAGCTCATCTAATATGGTTGGTTATGATAGTCCTACCACCCCTAGTACTACTAATAATGAGGATGAGGAATGGTCTCATAATGACATTCAATCCGCCCAAGTCATACAAGAATTACCCGAAGAAGAAGAACAGTGGGAGGATGATGAGAATTTTGATAGTTCACCGGAAAGATCATCATCTGCTGCTgctgcagaagaagaagaagatgtaatAGAAACTGAAACAACAAATTTCCCCAATGATGATGATATTGTGTATAATAATGCAGAGCTTCAGGAACTCTCAAACAG GAGGCAAGTGTCTAACCTTCTGAGCAGTGAGTTCAGGCATAGTCTAGACCGAATACTTATATCATATGCAGAAAGGCTGCAAACTGCTGCTGATGGAACTTCTGATGAATGGGAATCTGATGGAACTTCTTCGAGTTTCATGGAGTTGCCTctagaagaggaggaggaggaactaaTTGATGATAGCACATGGTCAAGAAGATTGAGGGTGCGCCAACGCGGTAGAATT GAGTGGGAGGTGATAAATGATCTAAGGATTGAGATGGGTATGCTTCAAAAGCAGTTGAATGAGATGCAAAGGATGTTGGAGTCATTTATGGACATGCAAATGGAATTGCAGCAATCAATCCGAGAAGAGGTGGTTTCTGCAGCAGCAACAGCAGCTCTAAATTATAGATTTCTATCAAAAGAACTTCAACTCTCTCAGTCCCAGCAGCACCACTCGAGCCTACATTCGGGTTGA
- the LOC124926108 gene encoding serine carboxypeptidase-like 51 has product MERVKKFTVILCGFWLLSLFFNGGGFTIAARTGTDDGSERWGYVQVRPRAHMFWWYYKSPFRIEHPNKPWPIILWLQGGPGGSGVAIGNFEEFGPLDTNLKPRNSTWLRKADLLFVDNPVGTGFSFVEDEKLLVKTDEEAATDLTTLLKGLFNKNKALQNSPLHIFAESYGGKYAVTLALSVLKAIKSKTLKLNLAGVTIGDSWISPEDFVFSWAPLLKDLSRIDNSGVETANMLTQQIKKQIENGQFQEATDTWNNLENMILQTSNYVDFYNFLLDSAEEKVEGITVSSSSSTRSVVGGRTGLMQKYSTYLESLRIKASNGGDGVTSLPDLMNGHVKNKLKIIPPHVTWGFQAQYVFNAQSGDFMKPRINEVDQLLAKGVNFTIYTGQVDLICSTKGTQAWVEKLKWKGLKEFLNMDRTPLYCGDDKRTRGFTKSYRNLHFYWFLETGHFAPVDQPCVALDMVGAITQSPVASK; this is encoded by the exons ATGGAAAGAGTGAAGAAATTCACTGTTATTTTGTGTGGGTTTTGGCTGTTGTCTCTTTTCTTCAATGGAGGAGGATTCACCATTGCTGCAAGAACTGGAACTGATGATGGATCTGAAAGATGGGGATATGTCCAAGTGAGACCCA GAGCCCACATGTTCTGGTGGTACTACAAAAGTCCTTTCAGAATTGAACATCCAAACAAGCCTTGGCCAATAATCCTTTGGTTGCAAGGCGGACct GGTGGATCTGGGGTTGCAATTGGAAACTTTGAAGAATTCGGACCATTGGATACAAACCTGAAACCAAGGAATTCCACATGGTTGCGCAAAGCTGATCTTCTTTTTGTG gataatcCAGTGGGAACTGGTTTTAGTTTCGTGGAGGATGAGAAGCTGTTGGTGAAGACAGATGAAGAAGCAGCAACTGATTTGACAACATTATTGAAGGGATTGTTTAACAAGAACAAAGCTTTACAAAACAGTCCTCTTCACATCTTTGCTGAATCCTATGGAGGCAAATATGCAGTCACTCTTGCTTTGTCTGTTCTCAAAGCCATTAAATCCAAAACCTTAAAGCTTAACCTTGCTg GCGTTACAATAGGAGATTCTTGGATCTCTCCAGAGGATTTTGTT TTTTCATGGGCACCTCTGCTTAAAGATTTGTCGAGAATAGATAACAGTGGCGTCGAGACTGCAAACAt GTTGACACAGCAAATAAAGAAGCAGATTGAGAATGGACAGTTTCAAGAGGCGACAGATACATGGAACAATCTTGAGAACATGATATTGCAAACCAGTAACTATGTT gaTTTCTACAACTTTTTGTTAGATTCAGCTGAGGAAAAAGTAGAAGGTATTACTgttagtagtagtagtagtacgAGGTCAGTAGTAGGAGGGAGGACAGGATTAATGCAGAAATATTCAACATATCTTGAATCTTTAAGGATTAAGGCTTCTAATGGTGGTGATGGGGTAACTAGTCTTCCTGATCTAATGAATGGCCACGTTAAAAACAAGCTCAAGATCATTCCACCCCATGTTAC ATGGGGATTTCAAGCCCAATATGTTTTCAACGCACAGTCCGGTGATTTTATGAAGCCAAGGATCAATGAG GTTGATCAACTGTTGGCCAAAGGAGTTAATTTCACAATTTACACGGGTCag gTTGATCTCATTTGTTCCACCAAAGGAACTCAGGCATGGGTTGAAAAGCTcaa ATGGAAAGGGCTGAAGGAATTCTTGAATATGGATAGAACACCACTTTATTGTGGAGATGATAAAAGGACAAGAGGATTCACAAAGTCATACAGAAACCTACATTTCTATTGGTTTCTTGAAACTGGTCATTTT GCGCCAGTTGATCAACCCTGCGTTGCATTGGATATGGTGGGGGCCATCACACAGTCTCCAGTTGCTTCCAAGTAA
- the LOC124923772 gene encoding vacuolar protein sorting-associated protein 41 homolog — MSQKQLENGVDGDDEREEGEDSEDEEEEEEEEVEVGEEEEDEPRLKYQRMRGSVPSLLSADSASCVAVAERMIALGTHGGNLYILDFLGNQVKEFRDHTASVNDLSFDSDGEYIASCSDDGSVVINSLFTDEKLKFEYHRPMKAIALDPYYARKSRRFVTGGLAGQLFFNSKKWIGYRDQVLHSGEGPIHAVKWRASLIAWANDAGVKIYDASNDQRITFIERPRGSPHPEVLLPHLVWQDDTRLVIGWGTSVKIASIKTYQNAGTNGTHRHIPMSSINQVDIVASFQTNYFISGIAPFGDSLVVLAYIPGDEAGEKEFSSSTPSRQGNAHRPEVHVVTWNNDELATDALPVNGFEHYKAKDYSLAHAPFSGSSYAGGQWAAGDEPLYYVVSPKDVVIAKPRDTEDHISWLLQHGWHEKALAAVEAGQGRSELIEEVGSRYLDHLIVERKYAEAASLCPKLLRGSASAWERWVFHFAHLRQLPVLVPYIPSENPRLRDTAYEVALVALATNPSFHQTLLSTIKSWPPAIYSALPVISAIEPQLNASSATDALKEALAELYVIEGQYEKAFALYADLMKPDVFDFIEKHNLHDAIRGKVAQLMLVDCKRAVSLLIQYRDLITPSEVVSQLLAMGNKSDSRYFLHTYLHSLFEANPHAGRDFHDMQVELYAEYDQKMLVPFLRSSQHYTLEKAYEICLQKGLLREQVFILGRMGNSKKALAVIINNLGDIAEAIEFVSMQQDDELWEELIKQCLNKPEMVGVLLEHTVGNLDPLYIVNIVPNGLEIPRLRDRLVKIITDYRTETSLRHGCNDILKADSVNLLIKYYKEARRAVYLSNEDDGAHAKRDGIASASQSTEKIPNMEIKSKTRGGARCCVCFDAFSIQNVSVVVFFCCHGYHTSCLTDSMYTVSKETEAAKKPENTSSYYEYDNGDMNEEVEEEGEEGDTMLDGPRLRCILCTTAAKGA; from the exons ATGTCTCAGAAGCAATTGGAGAATGGGGTCGACGGCGATGATGAAAGAGAAGAAGGGGAGGATTCTGAAgacgaagaagaggaggaggaggaggaagtaGAGGTGGgtgaagaggaagaagatgagCCGAGGCTCAAGTACCAGAGGATGAGAGGCAGCGTGCCGTCACTTCTTTCTGCCGACTCAGCCTCCTGCGTTGCTGTTGCGGAGCGGATGATCGCCCTCGGCACTCATGGCGGCAACTTGTATATTCTCGATTTCCTCGGCAATCAA gtTAAGGAATTTCGTGATCATACTGCTTCTGTCAACGATCTATCTTTCGATAGTGATGGCGAATACATTGCGAGCTGTTCTGATGATGGTTCTGTTGTAATAAACAGTCTCTTCACTGATGAGaaactaaaatttgaatatcATCGCCCAATGAAGGCAATTGCACTTGACCCGTACTATGCAAGAAAATCCAGAAGATTCGTCACTGGTGGTTTAGCTGGTCAGTTATTCTTTAATTCGAAGAAATGGATAGGCTACCGCGACCAG GTTTTACACTCTGGTGAAGGCCCGATTCATGCAGTGAAGTGGAGAGCAAGCCTTATTGCATGGGCTAATGATGCAGGTGTCAAAATCTACGATGCTTCTAATGATCAGCGTATTACATTTATTGAGAGACCACGAGGAAGCCCACATCCGGAAGTTTTGCTTCCTCATTTGGTTTGGCAG GATGATACTCGTTTGGTTATTGGCTGGGGAACATCTGTTAAGATTGCATCAATAAAAACATATCAGAATGCTGGGACAAATGGAACACATAGGCATATTCCTATGTCTAGTATAAACCAAGTGGATATTGTAGCATCTTTCCAAACTAACTATTTCATATCTGGTATTGCTCCTTTTGGTGATTCATTGGTTGTTCTGGCTTATATTCCGGGAGACGAAGCTGGTGAAAAGGAATTTAGCAGCAGTACTCCATCACGCCAG GGAAATGCTCACAGACCAGAAGTGCACGTAGTCACCTGGAATAATGATGAGCTTGCAACCGATGCACTGCCTGTAAATGGCTTTGAGCATTACAAGGCAAAGGACTATTCACTCGCACATGCTCCGTTCTCAG GTAGCAGCTATGCCGGTGGTCAATGGGCTGCTGGTGATGAACCATTATACTATGTTGTATCTCCAAAGGATGTAGTTATTGCAAAGCCTCG GGATACAGAAGATCACATTTCTTGGCTTCTTCAACATGGATGGCATGAAAAAGCTTTGGCTGCAGTTGAAGCTGGACAAGGACGGAGTGAGCTAATTGAAGAG GTGGGATCTAGATATCTTGATCATCTGATCGTTGAAAGAAAATACGCTGAAGCTGCATCTCTGTGTCCAAAATTGTTGAGGGGATCTGCTTCAGCATGGGAGAG ATGGGTTTTCCATTTTGCTCATCTTCGTCAACTGCCTGTATTGGTTCCCTATATACCATCTGAAAACCCAAGATTGCGTGATACTGCTTATGAG GTTGCGCTAGTTGCTCTAGCTACAAACCCATCTTTCCACCAAACTCTTCTATCAACTATCAAATCTTGGCCACCAGCAATTTATTCTGCTTTGCCAGTTATCTCAGCCATCGAACCTCAGCTAAATGCTTCATCTGCTACTGATGCTCTCAAAGAG GCACTAGCAGAGCTGTATGTCATTGAGGGGCAATACGAGAAAGCATTCGCATTATATGCTGAT CTTATGAAGCCTgatgtatttgattttattgaaaAGCATAACCTACATGATGCAATTCGTGGAAAG GTTGCCCAGCTGATGTTGGTAGACTGCAAAAGAGCAGTTAGTTTGTTAATCCAGTACAGAGACTTAATAACTCCATCAGAAGTAGTTTCACAACTCTTGGCTATGGGGAACAAATCTGACTCCAGATACTTTTTGCATACATATCTTCATTCACTATTTGAAGCTAACCCACATGCTGGAAGGGATTTCCATGATATGCAG GTGGAACTCTATGCAGAATATGATCAAAAGATGTTGGTTCCATTCCTCCGCAGCAGTCAGCACTATACACTTGAGAAG GCATATGAGATTTGTCTTCAAAAGGGTTTACTAAGAGAGCAGGTTTTCATCCTTGGAAGAATGGGCAACTCAAAAAAAGCCCTTGCagtaattataaataacttGGGGGATATTGCTGAG GCTATTGAATTTGTTAGTATGCAGCAAGATGATGAACTTTGGGAAGAGTTGATAAAACAATGTCTTAATAAGCCTGAAATG GTGGGTGTATTGCTAGAGCACACTGTGGGCAATTTGGATCCATTGTATATAGTGAATATTGTGCCCAATGGTCTAGAAATTCCAcg GCTGAGAGATAGACTGGTCAAAATCATAACGGACTATAGGACAGAAACATCTCTGCGACATGGCTGCAATGATATTCTTAAG GCTGATAGTGTCAATCTTCTGataaaatattacaaagaaGCAAGGCGAGCAGTTTACTTGAGTAACGAAGATGATGGAGCACATGCTAAACGGGATGGTATCGCTTCTGCCTCTCAGTCAACCGAGAAAATACCAAACATGGAAATCAAGTCAAAAACGAGGGGAGGTGCTCGTTGTTGCGTGTGCTTTGACGCCTTTTCCATCCAGAATGTATCTGTGGTAGTATTCTTTTGCTGTCACGGATACCACACTAGTTGCCTTACTGATTCGATGTACACAGTCTCGAAAGAGACAGAAGCGGCAAAGAAACCCGAAAACACATCATCCTACTATGAGTACGATAATGGGGATATGAACGAGGaagtagaagaagaaggagaagaaggagaTACAATGTTAGATGGTCCTCGACTGCGTTGTATTTTGTGTACGACAGCTGCCAAAGGAGCTTGA